The nucleotide window GCACGCGGACGCGAGCGCCTTCCACCCCGGCACCGCGTTCACTTCGATCACGAACAGCTCGCCGTTCGGCCCCGGAAGCAGGTCCACGCCCGCGACCGGGCAACCGACCGCCCGGGCGGCCCGCAACGCGAGAGCGGTTTCGGCTTCGCTCAGCGTCACGTTCTCGGCGGTTCCGCCCTGGGCGACGTTGGTGCGCCAGTCCGCGCCCGCCGTGCGCCGCATACTCGCGATCACGCGATCACCCAAGACGAACGCGCGAAGGTCCCACCCCGGGTGCCGCACGAACTGTTGAAGGTAAATCACCTGGCCCGTTTGCTCCAGCACGCGGAACGTGCGCCACGCGGTTTCGGGATCGGTAATGCGGCACATCCCGCGGCCCTCCGACCCGAACAGCGGCTTCAGAACGACATCACCGCCGAGCGCCGCGAAGTAGGTCATCGCGTCGTCGCTGCGCTGGCACACGGCCGTCGGAGGCGTGTCGATCCCCGCCCGCGCGAGCCGCGCGGTGGTGAGGTACTTATCGACGCACACCTCCACCGCTCGCGGCGGGTTCAGTACCGGTATGCCGCGGGCCGCGCACTCGTGCAACAGGTCCATGCGGAAGACGACCTGTTCCAGCGACCCGGCGGGCATCGTGCGCACCAGGAGGGCGTCGTGTTCCGACAGCGGAACGGACCCGGCGTTCACGCCTGCCGCG belongs to Gemmata obscuriglobus and includes:
- a CDS encoding ATP-grasp domain-containing protein, producing the protein MNIAILSGGSGWHVQDLVRAAAELGHTAAPLDFRALAAGVNAGSVPLSEHDALLVRTMPAGSLEQVVFRMDLLHECAARGIPVLNPPRAVEVCVDKYLTTARLARAGIDTPPTAVCQRSDDAMTYFAALGGDVVLKPLFGSEGRGMCRITDPETAWRTFRVLEQTGQVIYLQQFVRHPGWDLRAFVLGDRVIASMRRTAGADWRTNVAQGGTAENVTLSEAETALALRAARAVGCPVAGVDLLPGPNGELFVIEVNAVPGWKALASACGVDVAKEVVRFVTER